A window from Neobacillus sp. PS3-40 encodes these proteins:
- the rplJ gene encoding 50S ribosomal protein L10, with translation MSSVIDQKKQLVTEIADKFKASKSTIVVDYRGLTVSEVTELRKQLREAGIEFKVYKNSMTRRAADACELSELNAALTGPNAIAFSNEDVVAPAKILNDFAKKHEALELKAGVIEGNIATVEEIKALAELPSREGLLSMLLSVLQAPIRNLALATKAVADQKEEQGA, from the coding sequence ATGAGCAGTGTAATCGATCAAAAGAAACAACTTGTAACAGAAATTGCTGATAAATTCAAAGCTAGCAAATCAACAATCGTTGTTGATTATCGTGGTCTTACTGTTTCTGAAGTAACTGAACTTCGTAAACAACTTCGCGAAGCTGGCATTGAATTTAAAGTTTACAAAAACTCAATGACTCGTCGTGCAGCAGATGCATGTGAACTTTCAGAATTAAATGCAGCTCTAACCGGACCGAACGCTATTGCGTTCAGTAACGAGGATGTTGTAGCTCCAGCTAAAATTTTGAATGACTTTGCGAAAAAGCATGAGGCACTTGAACTTAAAGCAGGTGTTATTGAAGGCAATATCGCAACAGTTGAAGAAATTAAAGCTCTTGCTGAACTACCTTCACGCGAAGGCTTGCTATCTATGCTTCTCAGCGTACTTCAAGCTCCAATCCGCAATCTTGCTCTTGCAACGAAAGCTGTTGCAGATCAAAAAGAAGAACAAGGCGCGTAA
- a CDS encoding NYN domain-containing protein yields the protein MDILLVDGYNIIGDWPELRSLKNRDLAAARDLLVERMAEYQAFSGFRVIVVFDAYYVQGTEKKYKNHKIEVIFTKKNETADERIEKLAISLSNRKTQIHVATSDYTEQWAIFGQGALRISARELENEMNSIKKGIEKSVKNIQEKMPISKIPISTEMAEIFEKWRRGEK from the coding sequence ATGGATATCCTTCTTGTTGACGGATATAACATTATAGGTGATTGGCCGGAGCTTAGGAGTTTGAAGAATAGGGATTTGGCTGCTGCACGGGATCTGTTAGTAGAGAGAATGGCTGAGTATCAGGCATTCTCAGGATTTCGTGTCATTGTTGTTTTTGATGCCTACTACGTCCAAGGAACAGAGAAAAAATACAAAAATCACAAAATTGAAGTCATTTTTACTAAAAAAAATGAAACAGCTGATGAACGTATTGAAAAACTGGCGATTAGTTTGAGTAATCGAAAAACACAAATCCATGTTGCTACATCAGATTATACAGAGCAATGGGCAATCTTTGGACAAGGAGCATTAAGGATATCTGCCCGCGAGTTAGAAAATGAAATGAATTCAATTAAAAAAGGGATAGAAAAAAGCGTCAAAAATATTCAAGAAAAAATGCCTATTTCCAAAATACCCATTAGTACCGAAATGGCTGAAATTTTTGAAAAGTGGCGCAGAGGGGAAAAGTGA
- the rpmG gene encoding 50S ribosomal protein L33, which produces MSKKVILACADCGSRNYTTVSKQLQTDRLELKKFCNTCGNHTTHRETK; this is translated from the coding sequence GTGAGTAAAAAAGTAATTTTAGCATGTGCTGATTGTGGGTCAAGAAATTACACAACGGTCAGTAAACAATTGCAAACTGATAGACTAGAATTGAAAAAATTCTGTAATACATGTGGCAACCATACAACCCACCGAGAAACAAAATAA
- the nusG gene encoding transcription termination/antitermination protein NusG: MEKNWYVVHTYSGYENKVKANLEKRVESMGMSDKIFRVVVPEEEETDIKNGKKKVVKRKVFPGYVLVELVMTDDSWYVVRNTPGVTGFVGSAGSGSKPTPLLPEEVAVILKRMGVEEKRIDVNYEIGETVKVKEGPFANFTGMIEEMDKDKAKLKVLVNMFGRDTPVELDFTQIDKL, encoded by the coding sequence ATGGAAAAAAATTGGTATGTTGTCCATACTTATTCGGGTTATGAAAATAAGGTTAAGGCCAATCTTGAAAAACGCGTTGAATCAATGGGGATGTCAGATAAAATTTTCCGTGTAGTTGTTCCGGAAGAAGAAGAAACAGATATTAAAAACGGGAAGAAAAAAGTTGTTAAACGGAAAGTGTTTCCTGGTTATGTATTAGTTGAGCTCGTGATGACGGATGATTCGTGGTACGTAGTTCGAAATACTCCTGGAGTTACTGGATTTGTTGGGTCAGCTGGTTCAGGTTCGAAACCAACTCCATTACTTCCTGAAGAAGTTGCTGTCATTCTGAAACGGATGGGTGTAGAAGAGAAACGAATTGATGTAAACTACGAAATTGGTGAAACAGTGAAAGTCAAAGAAGGGCCGTTTGCTAACTTTACCGGTATGATTGAAGAGATGGACAAGGACAAAGCGAAGCTAAAAGTGCTTGTTAATATGTTCGGTCGAGATACCCCTGTAGAACTAGACTTTACACAGATTGATAAATTATAA
- a CDS encoding Mini-ribonuclease 3: MLQYENQVDAKQLNSLALAYMGDSVFEIYVRRHLLQSGRVRPHYLHREATHYVSAKAQCQILFSLMNDGSLTPDETAVVMRGRNAKSGTIPKNTDIQTYRYSTAFEALMGHLYLTGEEKRLEELISKAFTCVEERGGAKE, encoded by the coding sequence ATGCTTCAATATGAAAATCAAGTAGATGCAAAACAGTTGAATAGCCTCGCATTAGCTTATATGGGTGATTCTGTATTTGAAATTTATGTAAGGCGCCACCTATTACAAAGCGGGAGAGTAAGGCCCCACTACTTACATCGCGAAGCAACACACTATGTTTCAGCTAAGGCACAATGTCAGATCCTTTTTTCGCTAATGAATGATGGAAGTCTAACGCCTGATGAAACGGCAGTGGTCATGAGAGGGCGAAATGCGAAATCAGGTACCATTCCTAAAAATACAGATATTCAAACGTATCGATATAGTACAGCTTTTGAGGCTTTAATGGGCCATTTGTATTTAACAGGAGAGGAAAAACGTTTAGAAGAGTTGATTAGTAAGGCTTTTACATGTGTAGAAGAGAGAGGAGGAGCTAAAGAATGA
- the sigH gene encoding RNA polymerase sporulation sigma factor SigH → MNFGVKINEQLIALEDEEIVDLVHNGNSDALDYLIHKYRNFVRAKARSYFLIGADKEDIVQEGMIGLYKAIRDFKEDKLTSFKAFAELCITRQIITAIKTATRQKHIPLNSYVSLDKPIYDEESDRTLMDILSGTKVLDPEELIINQEELDHIEIKMTELLSDLERKVLALYLDGQSYQEISEELNRHVKSIDNALQRVKRKLERYLEIREFSL, encoded by the coding sequence ATGAACTTCGGAGTAAAGATCAACGAACAATTGATTGCGCTTGAAGATGAAGAAATAGTTGATTTGGTGCACAACGGCAATAGTGACGCATTGGATTATTTAATCCATAAATACCGTAATTTTGTACGTGCAAAAGCAAGGTCCTATTTTTTAATTGGTGCAGATAAAGAAGATATTGTCCAGGAAGGCATGATTGGGCTTTATAAAGCAATTCGTGATTTTAAAGAGGACAAGCTAACCTCCTTCAAAGCATTTGCCGAGTTGTGTATCACTCGGCAAATTATTACTGCAATCAAAACGGCTACAAGGCAGAAACATATCCCCTTAAATTCATATGTATCACTGGACAAACCTATTTACGATGAAGAATCAGACAGGACATTAATGGATATTTTGTCTGGTACAAAGGTGCTTGACCCTGAGGAGCTAATTATCAATCAGGAAGAATTGGATCATATAGAAATCAAAATGACTGAATTATTAAGCGATTTAGAACGGAAGGTCTTGGCGCTATATCTGGATGGTCAATCCTATCAAGAGATTTCGGAAGAATTGAACCGGCATGTCAAATCAATTGATAATGCTTTGCAGCGGGTTAAAAGAAAGCTCGAAAGGTACCTGGAGATTCGCGAATTCTCTCTTTAA
- the rplA gene encoding 50S ribosomal protein L1 — translation MAKKGKKYLEAVKLVDRSKSYPITEAIELVKKTNFAKFDATLEVAFRLGVDPKKADQQIRGAVVLPNGTGKTQRVLVFAKGEKLKEAEAAGADFVGDSEYINKIQQGWFDFDVIVATPDMMGEVGKLGRTLGPKGLMPNPKTGTVTFDVTKAINEIKAGKVEYRVDKAGNIHVPIGKASFEDQKLVENFNTVFETMVKAKPSAAKGTYMKNVSVTSTMGPGVKVDPSSVSYK, via the coding sequence ATGGCTAAAAAAGGCAAGAAGTATTTAGAAGCTGTAAAGCTTGTAGATCGTTCTAAATCTTACCCAATCACTGAAGCAATCGAGCTTGTAAAGAAAACAAACTTTGCGAAATTCGATGCAACTTTAGAGGTAGCTTTCCGCCTTGGAGTAGATCCTAAGAAAGCTGATCAACAAATCCGTGGAGCAGTAGTGCTTCCAAACGGAACTGGTAAAACTCAACGTGTATTAGTATTTGCAAAAGGTGAAAAATTGAAAGAAGCAGAAGCAGCTGGCGCTGACTTTGTCGGTGATTCAGAATACATCAACAAAATCCAACAAGGTTGGTTTGACTTTGATGTAATCGTAGCAACACCTGATATGATGGGTGAAGTAGGTAAGCTTGGTCGTACATTAGGACCAAAAGGCTTAATGCCAAATCCTAAAACAGGTACAGTTACTTTTGACGTAACAAAAGCAATAAATGAAATCAAAGCAGGTAAAGTTGAATACCGTGTTGATAAAGCAGGTAACATCCACGTTCCGATCGGAAAAGCATCTTTCGAAGATCAAAAACTTGTGGAAAACTTCAATACTGTTTTTGAAACAATGGTTAAAGCGAAACCTTCTGCTGCAAAAGGCACATATATGAAGAACGTTTCTGTTACTTCAACAATGGGACCTGGCGTAAAAGTAGATCCTTCATCTGTTTCATACAAATAA
- the rplK gene encoding 50S ribosomal protein L11 has product MAKKVIKVVKLQIPAGKANPAPPVGPALGQAGVNIMGFCKEFNARTADQAGLIIPVEITVFEDRSFTFITKTPPAAVLLKVAAGIKSGSGEPNRNKVATVKRDTVREIAEQKMPDLNAASVEAAMRMVEGTARSMGIVIED; this is encoded by the coding sequence GTGGCTAAAAAAGTAATTAAGGTTGTTAAATTGCAAATCCCTGCTGGGAAAGCAAATCCAGCGCCACCAGTTGGTCCAGCTCTTGGTCAAGCCGGTGTTAATATCATGGGATTCTGTAAAGAGTTTAATGCTCGTACAGCAGATCAAGCTGGTTTAATTATTCCTGTTGAAATTACGGTATTTGAAGACCGTTCATTTACATTTATTACGAAAACTCCTCCTGCTGCCGTTCTTTTGAAAGTAGCAGCTGGAATCAAGTCTGGTTCAGGTGAACCTAACCGTAATAAAGTAGCAACAGTAAAACGCGATACAGTACGCGAGATTGCGGAACAAAAAATGCCTGATCTAAACGCAGCAAGCGTTGAAGCAGCAATGCGCATGGTCGAAGGTACTGCACGCAGCATGGGCATCGTTATCGAAGATTAA
- the rplL gene encoding 50S ribosomal protein L7/L12 translates to MTKEQIIEAVKSMTVLELNDLVKAIEEEFGVTAAAPVAMGGAAVAAVEEQTEFDVVLASAGDQKIKVIKVVREITGLGLKEAKDLVDNAPKTIKEGISKDEAEEVKAKLSEVGANVEVK, encoded by the coding sequence ATGACTAAAGAACAAATCATTGAAGCAGTTAAAAGTATGACTGTTTTAGAACTTAACGACCTAGTAAAAGCAATCGAAGAAGAATTCGGCGTAACTGCTGCTGCTCCAGTAGCAATGGGTGGCGCAGCTGTTGCAGCTGTTGAAGAACAAACTGAATTTGATGTAGTCCTAGCTAGCGCTGGCGATCAAAAAATCAAAGTTATCAAAGTTGTTCGTGAAATCACTGGACTTGGTCTTAAAGAAGCGAAAGATCTTGTTGATAACGCTCCTAAGACTATCAAAGAAGGCATTTCTAAAGATGAAGCTGAAGAAGTTAAAGCTAAACTTTCTGAAGTTGGAGCTAATGTTGAAGTTAAGTAA
- the secE gene encoding preprotein translocase subunit SecE encodes MERFTKFFSEITREMRKVSWPKRGELTRYTITVLATVVFFSLFFGLLDSGISKLIRLILE; translated from the coding sequence ATGGAGCGCTTCACTAAATTTTTCAGCGAAATCACCCGTGAAATGAGAAAGGTCAGTTGGCCAAAACGTGGGGAATTAACCCGTTATACAATCACTGTTTTAGCAACCGTAGTCTTTTTTTCTCTTTTCTTTGGGTTACTTGATTCAGGTATTTCTAAATTGATTCGTTTAATTCTTGAATAA
- the rlmB gene encoding 23S rRNA (guanosine(2251)-2'-O)-methyltransferase RlmB, whose protein sequence is MNEEFIIGRNPVIEALKSDRDINKILIAEGSQRGSMQQITQMAKEANVIVQIVPKKKIDQITDGIHQGVLAYIAAYQYAELDDLFAAAEKKNEPPFFLLLDEIEDPHNLGSIMRTADAVGAHGIIIPKRRAVGLTATVAKASTGAIEYIPVVRVTNMARTIDELKELGVWIAGTDATGSEDYRRMDGAIPLGIVIGSEGKGMGRLIREKCDFLIHLPMIGKVTSLNASVAASLLMYEVYRKRHPLEG, encoded by the coding sequence ATGAATGAAGAATTTATCATTGGGAGAAATCCAGTCATCGAGGCACTTAAATCAGATAGGGATATTAATAAAATTCTGATTGCAGAAGGCTCACAGCGTGGGTCAATGCAACAAATCACTCAGATGGCAAAGGAAGCAAATGTGATCGTTCAAATTGTACCAAAGAAAAAAATTGATCAAATTACGGATGGGATTCATCAGGGTGTTCTTGCGTATATAGCTGCCTATCAGTATGCAGAACTTGATGATTTATTTGCTGCAGCGGAAAAGAAAAATGAACCTCCCTTCTTTCTTTTATTGGATGAAATTGAAGATCCTCACAATCTTGGATCAATCATGCGGACAGCTGATGCGGTCGGGGCACACGGGATTATTATTCCAAAGCGAAGGGCTGTTGGTTTAACAGCGACGGTTGCAAAGGCATCTACAGGTGCAATTGAATACATTCCTGTAGTCCGTGTTACAAATATGGCAAGGACTATAGATGAATTAAAGGAATTAGGTGTATGGATTGCAGGAACCGATGCGACGGGGTCTGAAGATTATCGTCGAATGGATGGAGCAATCCCCTTAGGTATTGTTATCGGCAGTGAAGGAAAGGGAATGGGAAGGCTTATAAGAGAGAAGTGTGATTTCCTCATCCACTTGCCGATGATTGGGAAGGTGACATCATTAAATGCTTCAGTCGCCGCTTCCTTGTTGATGTATGAGGTTTATCGTAAAAGACATCCACTTGAGGGATAG